In one Polaribacter sp. ALD11 genomic region, the following are encoded:
- a CDS encoding M23 family metallopeptidase, protein MKQQFLILLLIPFLSFSQQKYPKDYFQNPLEIPLILSGTFGELRSNHFHSGLDIKTQGREGLKVVAAAAGYVSRIKVQQYGYGKAIYVTHPNGFTTVYGHLSKFNDEIEAYVKTIQYKKENYQTGNLFPKKNKFIIKKGEVIAFSGDTGGSGGPHLHFEIRNTKTEHVINPMFFGITVPDSKTPTIKSLQVYPLSLDARINQQYNSFKVSVKNIGKGKYSTERISASGTIGFGIHVFDQLDKAWNKNGIYSLEMLVNGKRHYYHDVETFSFAESKYLNLLIDYEYYKKYKNRIQKTFKVAKNRLSIYNDLIDNGKIIITEGLNYTVEIIAKDFAGNTSSVKIPITGKESNTIFKKQKDSTEYKIIATNFQKFSEKNITVAFPKNTFYENIFLDIKVDKGIAKIHTPTIPLDKSYTLTFNVSKYSEAEKEQLYIANIEYPKYPRYVYTRKKDSTFYTTTKTLGKYTLKTDNQKPKATILYIKNNQWITKSKTLKVKISDIGSGIKNWRATLDGTWVLMQYNHKKSILTYNFNDKRLVGSKHIFKIVVSDNVGNTTERSITFFKKQAK, encoded by the coding sequence CAACAATTTCTCATCTTATTATTGATTCCTTTTCTAAGCTTTTCTCAACAGAAATATCCAAAAGATTATTTTCAAAATCCTTTAGAAATTCCTCTAATTCTTTCAGGAACATTTGGAGAATTAAGAAGCAATCATTTTCATTCTGGTTTAGATATTAAAACACAAGGTCGTGAAGGTTTAAAAGTGGTGGCAGCAGCAGCAGGATATGTCTCTAGAATTAAAGTACAACAATACGGTTACGGAAAAGCAATTTATGTAACACATCCAAACGGGTTCACTACTGTTTATGGTCATTTGAGCAAGTTTAATGACGAAATTGAAGCATATGTAAAAACGATTCAGTACAAGAAAGAAAACTATCAAACTGGAAATTTATTTCCTAAAAAAAATAAATTTATCATAAAGAAAGGAGAAGTTATTGCTTTTTCTGGTGATACAGGTGGCTCTGGTGGGCCACATTTACATTTCGAAATAAGAAACACAAAAACAGAGCACGTTATCAATCCTATGTTTTTTGGTATTACTGTTCCAGATTCTAAAACACCAACCATAAAATCTTTACAAGTCTATCCTTTAAGTTTAGATGCAAGAATAAACCAACAATACAACAGCTTTAAAGTTTCAGTAAAAAATATTGGTAAAGGAAAATATTCTACTGAAAGAATTTCCGCAAGCGGAACTATTGGTTTTGGAATACATGTTTTTGACCAATTAGATAAAGCTTGGAACAAAAACGGAATTTACAGTCTCGAAATGTTGGTGAACGGAAAAAGACACTATTATCATGATGTAGAAACATTTTCTTTCGCAGAAAGTAAATATCTCAACCTTTTAATTGATTATGAATACTACAAAAAGTACAAAAATAGAATTCAAAAAACTTTTAAAGTTGCTAAAAATAGGCTTTCTATTTATAATGATTTAATAGATAACGGTAAAATAATTATCACAGAAGGATTAAATTATACTGTAGAAATCATTGCTAAAGATTTTGCAGGAAATACGAGTTCTGTTAAAATCCCTATTACTGGTAAAGAAAGTAATACTATCTTTAAAAAACAAAAAGATTCTACTGAGTATAAAATTATTGCAACCAATTTTCAGAAGTTTTCAGAAAAAAATATTACTGTCGCTTTTCCTAAAAACACATTTTATGAAAATATTTTTTTAGATATTAAGGTTGATAAAGGCATTGCTAAAATACATACACCTACAATTCCTTTAGATAAAAGCTACACACTAACATTTAATGTTTCTAAATATTCTGAAGCTGAAAAAGAACAGCTATATATTGCAAATATTGAGTATCCTAAATACCCAAGGTACGTTTATACCAGAAAAAAAGATAGCACATTTTATACAACAACAAAAACCTTAGGTAAATATACCTTAAAAACTGACAATCAAAAACCTAAAGCAACAATTCTCTATATAAAAAATAACCAATGGATTACCAAATCTAAAACTTTAAAGGTAAAAATATCAGATATTGGTTCTGGCATAAAAAACTGGCGAGCAACATTAGATGGTACGTGGGTTTTAATGCAATACAATCATAAAAAAAGCATACTTACTTATAATTTTAATGATAAAAGATTGGTTGGTAGCAAACATATCTTTAAAATTGTAGTCTCAGACAATGTTGGCAATACTACAGAACGTTCTATTACGTTCTTTAAAAAACAAGCTAAATAA
- a CDS encoding TonB-dependent receptor has product MKKIFLLILLLPFSAYAQKTTILKGTVKNKNNTPVENVSIELGKTGTVTDKNGNYSLRIPFQKEITIKFSHISYKIFYHKITAKSRNAIRFSPILSLKTEKLAEVIVKDRRKEAQGIVSIDVAKAKTIIGANAGVENILMTLPGVNNNNELSTQYNVRGGNFDENLVYVNGIEVYRPFLVRSGQQEGLSFINPNMVQNINFSAGGFQAKYGDKLSSVLDISYRKPKETATTIEASLLGGSVTFESPFIENKLSIITSLRYRDNSLFVNSKQIETNFRPKFTDLQSFVTYQFSENFSLNYLSNFSLNSYNYQPISRRTRFGTIANPLELTVFYDGKEENNYLTLFNAFSGDYKVNENLSFRGTISSYNTQEEEYYDISAAYNLGEVDANIGSENFGEVDFSQGIGSQLNHARNDLDALINNVQIKGTYKKDRQQWDFGIKYQNEDIRERIREWEIIDSLGFSVRPPNSIGKDQPYKAFEGPIIPFQNIRENNTVTINRFSGFVQLNERLFMGNNEVWYNFGIRAQNWSIRSGRNSSKNQTIISPRAQFSIKPNWKKDMLFRFSGGWYSQPPSYRELKDYNGKINIDVKAQKSIHLVTGMDYSFDMWERPFKLTTEMYYKDLSNVNAYSVDNVRIRYRADNVTTGYAHGFDLRLNGEFVPGSESWVSIGYLKTEENIDNRGNISRPSDQRVKFAILFQDYVPNLPNLKAYLNLVYNTGVPGGAPSYADVYKFQERLRDYKRADLGVSYVFTDANKQYKTGWLSKFKELTAGLELFNMFDIQNSITNTWVRDVYSKNQFGIPNYMTGRVLNFKISMKF; this is encoded by the coding sequence GTGAAAAAAATATTTCTACTTATTTTATTATTACCCTTTTCTGCTTATGCTCAGAAAACAACTATTCTAAAAGGAACTGTTAAAAACAAAAACAATACTCCTGTAGAGAATGTTTCTATAGAACTTGGCAAAACAGGAACTGTAACTGATAAAAACGGAAATTACTCTCTTAGAATTCCTTTTCAAAAGGAAATAACTATAAAATTCAGTCATATTTCTTACAAAATATTTTATCATAAAATAACAGCAAAAAGTAGAAATGCCATACGCTTCTCTCCTATTCTATCTTTAAAAACAGAAAAACTTGCTGAGGTTATTGTAAAAGACCGAAGAAAAGAGGCACAAGGAATTGTAAGTATAGATGTTGCAAAAGCGAAAACCATTATTGGCGCAAATGCTGGTGTAGAGAATATTTTAATGACGTTACCTGGGGTTAATAATAATAATGAGTTGAGTACACAATACAATGTTCGAGGTGGAAATTTTGATGAAAACTTAGTGTATGTAAACGGAATTGAAGTTTACAGACCTTTTTTAGTACGTTCTGGTCAGCAAGAAGGTTTGAGTTTTATAAACCCCAATATGGTGCAGAATATTAACTTTTCTGCTGGTGGTTTTCAAGCAAAATATGGCGATAAATTATCGTCTGTTTTAGATATTTCCTATAGAAAACCTAAAGAAACAGCAACTACTATAGAGGCAAGTTTATTGGGTGGAAGTGTCACTTTCGAAAGTCCTTTTATAGAGAACAAACTAAGCATTATCACCAGTTTAAGATATCGAGACAATAGTTTGTTTGTAAATAGCAAACAAATAGAAACCAATTTTAGACCAAAATTTACTGATTTACAATCTTTTGTAACGTATCAATTCTCAGAGAATTTTTCTTTAAATTATTTAAGTAACTTCTCTTTAAACAGTTACAACTATCAACCCATATCTCGAAGAACTCGTTTTGGTACTATTGCCAACCCTTTAGAATTAACCGTTTTTTATGATGGAAAAGAAGAAAATAATTATTTAACCCTTTTTAATGCTTTTTCTGGTGATTATAAAGTAAATGAAAATTTATCCTTTAGAGGAACAATTTCTAGTTATAATACGCAAGAAGAAGAATATTATGATATTTCAGCAGCTTATAATTTAGGAGAAGTAGATGCAAACATTGGTTCTGAAAACTTTGGTGAAGTAGACTTTTCACAAGGAATTGGTTCACAATTAAACCATGCCAGAAATGATTTAGACGCATTAATAAATAATGTACAAATTAAAGGAACCTATAAAAAAGATAGACAACAATGGGATTTTGGAATAAAATACCAAAACGAAGACATTAGAGAGCGCATTAGAGAATGGGAAATAATCGATTCTTTAGGCTTCTCTGTTCGTCCGCCAAATAGCATCGGAAAGGATCAACCTTATAAGGCTTTTGAAGGTCCAATTATACCTTTTCAAAATATTAGAGAAAACAATACAGTAACTATAAATCGTTTTTCTGGATTCGTTCAACTTAATGAACGCTTATTTATGGGAAACAACGAGGTTTGGTATAATTTCGGAATTAGAGCACAAAACTGGAGCATTAGATCTGGACGAAATTCATCTAAAAATCAAACAATTATTAGCCCTAGGGCACAATTTTCTATAAAACCAAATTGGAAAAAAGACATGTTATTTCGTTTTTCTGGAGGTTGGTATTCACAACCACCTTCTTATAGAGAGTTAAAAGACTACAATGGGAAGATAAATATTGATGTTAAAGCTCAAAAGTCTATTCATCTTGTTACTGGTATGGATTATAGTTTTGATATGTGGGAAAGACCTTTTAAACTAACTACCGAGATGTATTACAAAGATTTAAGTAATGTAAATGCCTATTCTGTAGATAATGTGAGAATTAGATATAGAGCAGATAATGTTACCACTGGGTATGCGCATGGTTTTGATCTTCGTTTAAATGGTGAGTTTGTTCCTGGAAGTGAAAGCTGGGTAAGTATAGGCTATCTAAAAACAGAAGAAAATATTGACAATAGAGGTAATATTTCGAGACCTTCAGATCAACGTGTAAAATTTGCGATTCTATTTCAAGATTACGTACCAAATTTGCCTAATTTAAAAGCATATTTAAACTTAGTGTATAATACAGGAGTTCCTGGTGGCGCACCTTCATATGCAGATGTCTATAAATTTCAAGAACGTTTAAGAGACTATAAACGTGCCGACCTTGGTGTTTCCTATGTTTTTACAGATGCCAATAAGCAATACAAAACTGGGTGGTTGTCTAAATTTAAAGAATTAACAGCTGGTCTAGAACTTTTTAATATGTTTGATATTCAGAATTCTATTACCAACACTTGGGTTAGAGATGTGTATTCTAAAAATCAATTTGGAATCCCTAATTACATGACCGGTAGAGTTTTAAACTTTAAAATAAGTATGAAGTTTTAA
- a CDS encoding DUF1036 domain-containing protein — MHITKTMFPISKKIVLFVFFIISISTSSQVKKIFYKDGKLFGEGNMVAEKKQGDWVLYHRTGEVLAKGAYKDNKEEGYWEAYIASGVLFFKGNYSNGKKTGKWLEATSYLVDYYLVKSYDDLGNQINKDEYKAVYKSGELYAISKLVDGKQEGNYIAYFENGKIKAEGKNRTGNQVGEWKYYYDNDQLKNIGNFVDDDLDGLVFEYYKDGSTKSIINYKLGEFNGEALEFFEDGSLQAKVNYINDKKNGKAFKYIEKGKLLFRGIYKDDEISGQTEEYEYYDDGTIKSKVESNAEGFNGEIRHYTENGNLVSVGNYINDKLDGVFKRYYKDGGLKEQSYYSNGLSTGEWKEYFKNGKMEAIETYSYGKKSGTWKEYFDNGKLKSLEKYFQDKRIGDVKYYKKTYNGKHYLYKKGAYSQDKKTGTWYEYESDGDIVLKKTYKSGRLEKTVHVTKLYFNNKTSSTVTIVVRYRNQKNEWITEGWFNLKPGENSYIRPVLDSKVLYYAKNNNGTWEGDEIRSYKGKNYKMRTINIGEELMSYSGKKMTMSLTGK, encoded by the coding sequence ATGCATATTACTAAAACTATGTTTCCAATTTCTAAAAAAATAGTATTATTCGTATTTTTCATAATTTCAATATCGACATCATCCCAAGTAAAAAAAATCTTTTATAAAGATGGAAAATTATTTGGAGAAGGAAATATGGTTGCTGAAAAAAAACAAGGAGATTGGGTTTTATATCACAGAACAGGAGAGGTTTTAGCAAAAGGTGCTTACAAAGACAACAAAGAAGAAGGTTACTGGGAAGCTTATATAGCTTCTGGAGTACTTTTTTTTAAAGGAAATTATTCAAATGGTAAAAAAACAGGAAAATGGTTAGAAGCTACAAGTTATTTAGTTGATTATTATTTAGTTAAATCTTATGATGATCTTGGGAATCAAATAAATAAGGATGAATATAAAGCAGTCTATAAATCTGGGGAATTATATGCTATTTCAAAGTTAGTTGATGGTAAACAAGAAGGGAATTATATTGCATATTTCGAAAATGGAAAAATTAAAGCAGAAGGTAAGAATAGAACAGGAAATCAAGTAGGTGAATGGAAATATTATTATGACAATGATCAATTAAAAAACATAGGTAATTTTGTAGATGATGATTTAGATGGTTTGGTTTTTGAATATTATAAAGATGGAAGTACAAAATCTATTATAAATTATAAGTTGGGAGAGTTTAATGGAGAAGCGCTAGAATTCTTCGAAGATGGTAGCTTACAAGCAAAAGTTAATTATATAAATGATAAGAAAAATGGTAAAGCCTTTAAGTATATAGAAAAAGGAAAGTTGTTATTTAGGGGGATTTACAAGGATGATGAAATAAGCGGACAAACTGAAGAGTATGAGTACTATGATGATGGTACTATAAAATCTAAAGTAGAATCTAATGCTGAAGGATTTAATGGAGAAATAAGACATTACACAGAAAACGGGAATTTAGTAAGTGTCGGAAATTATATAAATGATAAGTTAGATGGGGTTTTTAAACGTTATTATAAAGATGGAGGCTTGAAAGAACAAAGTTATTATAGTAATGGTCTTAGTACAGGTGAATGGAAAGAATATTTTAAAAACGGAAAAATGGAAGCTATTGAGACTTATTCTTATGGTAAAAAAAGTGGAACCTGGAAAGAATATTTTGATAATGGTAAATTAAAAAGTCTAGAAAAGTATTTTCAAGATAAAAGAATAGGTGATGTAAAATATTATAAAAAAACATACAACGGTAAACATTATCTTTATAAAAAGGGTGCTTATTCTCAAGATAAAAAGACAGGAACTTGGTATGAGTATGAAAGTGATGGAGATATTGTGTTAAAAAAAACATATAAAAGTGGAAGGTTAGAGAAGACAGTTCATGTAACAAAATTATATTTTAATAATAAAACATCTAGTACGGTAACTATTGTAGTGAGATACAGAAACCAAAAGAATGAGTGGATTACAGAGGGTTGGTTTAATTTAAAACCAGGAGAAAACTCTTATATTAGACCCGTTCTTGACAGTAAAGTTCTATACTATGCAAAGAATAATAATGGAACATGGGAAGGAGATGAAATTAGATCTTACAAAGGAAAAAATTACAAAATGAGAACAATTAACATAGGTGAAGAACTTATGAGTTATTCAGGAAAAAAAATGACAATGAGTTTAACCGGCAAGTAG
- a CDS encoding helix-turn-helix transcriptional regulator: MGVIKLLDKTQLKIVPHDNKLQNVIKLPISFIKDFLFFFDITPDDLPKLISFSKELEKNRQFVITNKNRFNSLTDKEKEVFILVIKGKTSNEIAKILFIETSTVSTHRKRVKQKLNLESIFDWYTYAKAFELI; the protein is encoded by the coding sequence ATGGGGGTTATTAAATTATTAGATAAAACACAACTTAAGATTGTTCCGCATGACAATAAATTACAGAATGTTATAAAACTACCCATCAGTTTTATAAAAGACTTCCTTTTTTTCTTCGATATTACTCCTGACGATTTACCAAAACTAATTTCTTTTTCTAAAGAGTTAGAAAAAAACAGACAGTTTGTTATTACAAACAAAAATAGATTTAACTCTTTGACAGATAAAGAAAAGGAAGTTTTTATTTTAGTTATTAAGGGTAAAACATCAAATGAAATTGCTAAAATACTTTTCATTGAAACTTCTACAGTTTCAACTCATAGAAAACGAGTAAAACAAAAATTAAATTTAGAATCAATTTTTGATTGGTATACTTATGCCAAGGCTTTTGAGTTGATTTAA